In the Arachis stenosperma cultivar V10309 chromosome 8, arast.V10309.gnm1.PFL2, whole genome shotgun sequence genome, TTAATtgtgtgtgtttgtgtgtgtgtgtgtgagagagagaaagagagagagagagagagagggagagagggagaggagaGATGCATCTTTCTTATTTTCCTTTCTGTGATGAAGTATAAATAATGAAATGTTACTTTATCTTAGATAGTGTACTGGATCAAATGTTGAATTGACGTGAGATTTTGGTTGAATCAGATGTTGAAGTTGCGAAAACGGCAACTGTTGCGGAACTCAATCGTGCGGTGGAGGCGGTTTTTAGTCACACACCTCAGAAATGGCCAGAGGAAATACCGTGGTGAGTGTGTTATGTTGTTGTTGTCATTGATGTAGatgaattttaataaaataacttaCAATTTGCACGATGATATgtaatttcactaatttgattGGTTTTGAGGATATCTTTAGTCTCGTGTTACAATTTTTAAATCTGTTGATACTTGAGAGTTGATATATTATTCTGATGTGAAGTATTGCCTGATTTATGATGAATTCTGATATGACGATGATCATGATACTGGAATATTGTTGGAACAACTCACTCTCTGATCTTCAATTATTCAATTAAACTAGATGTCAAGTGTAATTTCCAATATAATATCTTCTTTGAGCAGAAGGTGTAGTTAATTTACCAGATTGTCAGAATCTGTTAGCTGATTTATTATATTTCCATTGATTTTTGAATTGTAGGGCTCATGTTTGGGGGCAATTTTGCTTATGTTATGAAGGACGTAAGCTTGTCATTGAAACAACTTATCTTAGAGATTATGGCATCAAGGATGGTGACCAGGTTAGTGAATGTTAAGGCTTACAATTTGAGTGAGGGGAGCTGGAATGCTGGATTGATAGAAACATGAACGGTTAATTTATAATCTATGTTATTGAAAAGAAGTTTGATTAATATCTCCatgattttatttaattctGATACATTATAACCCTGCTATTAATCCATTCATCTCAATGTCTGTTGTACTTACTCCATTCCTCTTGACTCCTGATATCTATATATTTTGGTCTGTACAGCTTCGTTTCATACGTCATGTACCTAATACTTGTTTACAAAGAAAGAGGCTAAAGAAAAGAGTTGtcaatttgaaaataaaaaggaggTACGAAAGTTTTCAATCTATGCAAAGCATGATTCAGGTCCAACAGAACTCTGTTTGCCACATTACACTAGTTTATATAGTCTTGCTCTTCACATTTGCCTATGTAAAAGTCTTTGATGGACACAGGGCTAACAATTAATAGTGAGTCGCACTCACAAAGAAGTTGGTCTTGGTTGGACTCAAATAGATAAATCTATCTAAAATAAAGTTAATGAATCTGCTTTTGAGTAGGCGTAGAGATGAGAATTGTTTAACTTGTCATTGTCTATAGAATATTAATTTATCTACTATCTTAATAAACTTTATAAATTGGAAGGTATAGGTCATCCACCAAAGCGAATAGATATCAACAGAAACTAGGATGTGGAGGTGACGACGACATTGGTTTCGATGAAGAATATCTTGTTGGCAAGGAGAGATTAACGGGCTTTTTGGGAGGTTTGTTCTCATACAACCGGATGGCAGTTGCGGAAAGAGCAAGAACTGAAAGCAGGGTTTGCCCCTCATCCATTGCTGAAGGTATACTTGGCAGTTTTAGGAAGATTAGAAGGATGTTTAGCTTTTGTAGGAGGCAGCACTACTATCGTAGGCATACCTGATTAGTATAGTGTGTAGAGAGAATGATTTTTACTCGCTTGTCTATGAACTACTACTAGTGTAAacattttctttgattttgtttatgtGACAGTCAGTGGTTGAGAGATGAGACTTCGACGGAGAAATTACCTTGGCTTATTCTTGGCTCTGAATATCATATATGCTCATGTCATTATGCAACGTCTTAGCATGATGAATTGTATTGCAGTGAATTTCAAGCTTCTGTGCATAGTGATGTATATGAATGGAGTTAGGGCTCTCAGCCTCTCAAAGAAAGAAACTGCATATATGGTACGCACATTTCTACTCTCCTTGGGTACGATATAGAGGAGTCTTACAATTAAGGAAGAAAATGGATTCATGATGAGATTTCTCGCATATTGcatgagaagaagaaattcatgCGATGTTTGgagtttgattattttttagtaaatatTATTTTGCTTAATGATGGTTATTACAACATGTCCATGAGCGAGTAAATAAAGTTTCCAAAATCAACtaccagtataaaatacatgttgaaatataaatttatattgaaaacaaattaaacCATATATGTAGTTATACACATATATTAATAGCTTattttagtgactgattttgGTGTAAAAATAACATTTCTGTATTAGTTGTTAATTATAGATAATAAGTCCTTACTAGTTAGTTGCTTCTGTTAGTCAGAGAACACGTTTGTTAACCGCTAACAACTTTTAGCGCCTTTTCTAATTGTATACTGTCTATAATATTTCATTGATTGATTGTTTATGTCATCTTTTTTCCCTGTATTACATTATTATACTGATACCAATGTTAAATGGATTGATCCATCataaatctttttctttctttgtagcAGTAGTGCAACAGCAATCTATTTAATTTAACTATTTAAGCAGTCCACAGCCTACACACCTacattcaaattttatttttcatctctTAAATGGGTTAACCCGAGCTAACGCTCAAATTAGTTCCACAAAGTCGTAAAATTGGTAATTAGTTGATTTTTATCGATGCGAAAGAACTCGATCATCATCTGTGGTGAAAGATATCTAAGACCCTAATACCCCAAAaaggaaagaggaaaaaaaaaagaggagctAAAACTGGTTGGATTTAAACCTCCCCAAGTCCCACTAACTTTTCATGTGTGCTGTGTGCAATTAGAATTGTAAGCAATAATAATTTTCTATCCACAAAATCAAAAATGTAATTCAAGACCCTCAATCTATGATGAGATAATCCACAAGGGACTTCAGTTCTTACTCTCAAACTGAACAGATAAACCAATCTTTTTTTGACAtattattacatatataaatcTCTCTCAGAAAAAAGTTACAatattttcaactcttttctcGTGAGTACATTGAATCAAAAGAGAAGGCTTAATCAAACAGTGGGAAGAACCTTCTTAACAATTTCTTGGCTAAGAGCAGTTATCTGAGAATCAAGAGATTTGATGGTTTCTTCCTTCTGCTGCTCCAAACTGGCCAGAGCCTCTTGAAGCTCAACCTCCACCTTCTTCCTCCCTTCTGCAATCTTCTGCTCCACCTCGGCTTGCGTCTCCTTCTTCATCTGATTCAACGCCGCCGATATCTCCGCCCTCGCTGCCTTCATCACGGCCACGGCCTGCTCCTCCAGTTGTTTCACCTCCTCTGACGTGTCCTTCACGCCGCTCAGCTTCTCCCTAATGGCGGCATCCCTCTCGTCCATGAATTTCCCCAGAGGAGTGAAGTACACCTTGTCTAGCGCCACCATGAGGAGCAAGAACTCAACCATGATGATTGGAAGCGTCAGGTTGAAGTCAAAGAGCGCCGCCTTCTCGATCTCCGCCGCGAGCGACGGAGGCGCGAGCGCTAGAGATGTGGCTGCCAGTACGGAGAGGGATTTTAGGGTTTGATTAGTGTTTGGGATTGGGATTTGGAGGGAGAGGTTCTTGAGGAGGGGTAATTGGACTCTTGGGAGAGTAATGTGATTGCTAATGGGGAGCTTTTGTGATGGTGTCGGGGAAGGGGAAGTGGTGGAGGTTCTGATCAAGGATCTTGAGGAAGCCATAATCATGTTTGCCATGGCGGAATTGAATTGAGTTTACAGTTgaaatgaattgaattgaaattttAGGAGTGGGAAGTGGTTGTGTGTGAGTGTGGACTGAGTGATGGAGAGGAGAGAAAAGGAGGATAGGGCAGAAGAGTGTACGTGGAATATTTGCCACACAAATTGATGAGGTTTGTGTGATTGTGGCTCTCCAATGGCTGATGATGGAAATCTGGATATTGGACACTCAGTCAGTGACGTactggtttgaattttgaaaggTTTGTATGTTTTTGGTCTGTGCTTGGTAGATAGTAACTCGGCCTAGTCCAACTTCAGCATCCACTGTTCACTCTGTCTATCTAGGCCCAAATATTCTTAATCCCATTGTATGTTCAA is a window encoding:
- the LOC130943295 gene encoding U11/U12 small nuclear ribonucleoprotein 25 kDa protein-like isoform X3, which encodes MHFSSLMIDVEDRSSIVATKTFSYNKLPSEPFTLSILKLDGSCFHVEVAKTATVAELNRAVEAVFSHTPQKWPEEIPWAHVWGQFCLCYEGRKLVIETTYLRDYGIKDGDQLRFIRHVPNTCLQRKRLKKRVVNLKIKRRYRSSTKANRYQQKLGCGGDDDIGFDEEYLVGKERLTGFLGGLFSYNRMAVAERARTESRVCPSSIAEVSG
- the LOC130943295 gene encoding uncharacterized protein LOC130943295 isoform X1; its protein translation is MHFSSLMIDVEDRSSIVATKTFSYNKLPSEPFTLSILKLDGSCFHVEVAKTATVAELNRAVEAVFSHTPQKWPEEIPWAHVWGQFCLCYEGRKLVIETTYLRDYGIKDGDQLRFIRHVPNTCLQRKRLKKRVVNLKIKRRYRSSTKANRYQQKLGCGGDDDIGFDEEYLVGKERLTGFLGGLFSYNRMAVAERARTESRVCPSSIAEVNFKLLCIVMYMNGVRALSLSKKETAYMVRTFLLSLGTI
- the LOC130943295 gene encoding uncharacterized protein LOC130943295 isoform X2, whose protein sequence is MHFSSLMIDVEDRSSIVATKTFSYNKLPSEPFTLSILKLDGSCFHVEVAKTATVAELNRAVEAVFSHTPQKWPEEIPWAHVWGQFCLCYEGRKLVIETTYLRDYGIKDGDQLRFIRHVPNTCLQRKRLKKRVVNLKIKRRYRSSTKANRYQQKLGCGGDDDIGFDEEYLVGKERLTGFLGGLFSYNRMAVAERARTESRVCPSSIAEGILGSFRKIRRMFSFCRRQHYYRRHT
- the LOC130943422 gene encoding ATP synthase subunit b', chloroplastic-like, whose product is MANMIMASSRSLIRTSTTSPSPTPSQKLPISNHITLPRVQLPLLKNLSLQIPIPNTNQTLKSLSVLAATSLALAPPSLAAEIEKAALFDFNLTLPIIMVEFLLLMVALDKVYFTPLGKFMDERDAAIREKLSGVKDTSEEVKQLEEQAVAVMKAARAEISAALNQMKKETQAEVEQKIAEGRKKVEVELQEALASLEQQKEETIKSLDSQITALSQEIVKKVLPTV